The Streptomyces sp. NBC_01255 genome window below encodes:
- a CDS encoding DUF4386 domain-containing protein: MDTTRRTAVVTGVLFLVTEVAAIAGLALYGPVLDGAAYVLGPGADARVRAGALCEMVLLVAVIGTGVALYPVIRRRHEALAVGYVCGRLLEAAVIAVGIVSVLAVVTLRQDLLGESGRAAASALVAVHDWTFLLGPNVALGANTLILAYVMRRTGLVPAWIALLGLAGGALVCASAVAVLFGLYAQVSVPGTLAALPVFAWEVTLAVRLLTRGFQVTQKYPD; encoded by the coding sequence GTGGACACGACACGGAGGACCGCCGTGGTGACCGGAGTGCTGTTCCTGGTCACCGAGGTCGCGGCGATCGCGGGACTCGCGCTGTACGGCCCCGTGCTCGACGGCGCCGCGTACGTCCTCGGGCCGGGCGCGGACGCCCGTGTGCGGGCGGGGGCGCTGTGCGAGATGGTGCTGCTCGTCGCCGTGATCGGGACCGGGGTCGCGCTCTACCCCGTCATCAGGCGGCGGCACGAGGCCCTGGCGGTCGGCTACGTGTGCGGCCGGCTGCTCGAAGCGGCCGTGATCGCCGTCGGCATCGTCAGCGTCCTCGCGGTGGTGACCCTGCGGCAGGACCTGCTCGGCGAGAGCGGCCGGGCGGCCGCGAGCGCGCTGGTCGCGGTGCACGACTGGACGTTCCTGCTCGGCCCCAACGTCGCCCTCGGGGCGAACACCCTGATCCTCGCGTACGTGATGCGCCGCACGGGCCTCGTGCCGGCCTGGATCGCCCTGCTCGGCCTGGCGGGCGGCGCACTCGTCTGCGCCTCGGCGGTGGCCGTGCTCTTCGGCCTGTACGCGCAGGTGTCCGTCCCCGGAACCCTCGCCGCGCTCCCGGTCTTCGCCTGGGAGGTCACCCTCGCCGTCCGGCTCCTGACCCGCGGCTTCCAGGTGACACAGAAATACCCCGACTAG
- a CDS encoding TetR/AcrR family transcriptional regulator has translation MTQHRGAGDRAPLSRQRILRAAVALADETGAEAFSMRRLAQELGVVPMALYKHVAGKDELLDGMVDVVVGDIAPPEPGAPWKTAVRQQILAARDVLLRHRWAASVIESRPGPTPAVLGHLDSVIGTFRDGGLSADLTHHAMHALGTRLLGFSPELFATGGAEPSPGEAGEAAAKAAAAAYPRVAEIAAAAAHDAGSTVGGGCDDLFEFVFALDLLLDGIERLHGQGWSSSRTP, from the coding sequence ATGACTCAGCACCGCGGAGCGGGCGACCGCGCCCCCCTGAGCAGGCAGCGAATCCTGCGCGCCGCTGTCGCGCTGGCCGACGAGACCGGCGCCGAGGCGTTCAGCATGCGCCGCCTCGCCCAGGAGCTCGGCGTGGTCCCGATGGCGCTCTACAAGCACGTGGCCGGCAAGGACGAGCTCCTCGACGGCATGGTGGACGTCGTCGTCGGAGACATCGCCCCGCCGGAGCCCGGAGCGCCGTGGAAGACGGCCGTACGGCAGCAGATCCTCGCCGCCCGGGACGTGCTGCTGCGCCACCGCTGGGCCGCGTCCGTCATCGAGTCGCGTCCCGGTCCGACACCCGCCGTCCTCGGCCACCTCGACTCGGTGATCGGCACGTTCCGGGACGGCGGTCTCTCCGCGGACCTCACGCACCACGCGATGCACGCGCTGGGCACCCGCCTGCTGGGCTTCTCCCCCGAGCTGTTCGCCACCGGCGGGGCGGAACCGTCGCCCGGCGAGGCGGGCGAGGCCGCCGCGAAGGCGGCCGCCGCGGCCTATCCCCGGGTCGCGGAGATCGCCGCGGCCGCCGCCCACGACGCGGGCTCGACGGTCGGCGGAGGCTGCGACGACCTGTTCGAGTTCGTGTTCGCCCTCGACCTCCTCCTGGACGGCATCGAACGCCTCCACGGCCAGGGCTGGAGCTCCAGCCGCACCCCTTAG
- a CDS encoding thioredoxin family protein: MTTYTEGVGEVTDADFGTEVLGADLPVLVKFTAEWCGPCRQLKPVLAAIAVEEATRLRIVEIDVDRNPETTVKYGVLGTPTLMVFRAGEPVKSLVGARPKRRLLEELEDVLAP; encoded by the coding sequence ATGACGACGTACACGGAGGGCGTGGGCGAGGTCACGGACGCGGACTTCGGCACGGAGGTGCTGGGGGCCGACCTGCCGGTCCTGGTGAAGTTCACGGCGGAGTGGTGCGGGCCGTGCCGGCAACTGAAGCCGGTGCTCGCCGCGATCGCCGTGGAAGAGGCGACGCGGCTGCGGATCGTCGAGATCGACGTCGACCGGAACCCGGAGACCACGGTGAAGTACGGGGTGCTCGGGACCCCGACGCTCATGGTCTTCCGGGCGGGCGAGCCGGTGAAGTCGCTGGTCGGGGCCCGCCCGAAGCGCCGCCTCCTGGAGGAACTGGAGGACGTCCTGGCGCCCTGA
- a CDS encoding MerR family transcriptional regulator: MRIGELAERAGTTTRTLRYYESRGLLTARRTEQGYRTYDEDDLRLLQQIRTLQDFGFELEDTRPFVDCLREGHPTGDACPASIAVYRRKVAELDGLIEQLQAVRAQMGAQLLRAEAELPRGPEPRCELGTERDTDTTEG, from the coding sequence ATGCGCATCGGAGAGCTGGCCGAGCGGGCGGGAACCACCACGCGGACTCTGCGGTACTACGAGTCCCGGGGCCTCCTGACCGCGCGGCGCACGGAGCAGGGGTACCGCACGTACGACGAGGACGACCTGCGGCTCCTCCAGCAGATCAGGACCCTTCAGGACTTCGGGTTCGAGCTGGAGGACACGCGGCCGTTCGTCGACTGCCTGCGCGAGGGGCACCCGACGGGGGACGCCTGCCCCGCGTCGATCGCCGTCTACCGGCGGAAGGTCGCCGAACTGGACGGCCTGATCGAACAGCTCCAGGCGGTACGCGCCCAGATGGGCGCCCAGCTGCTGCGGGCCGAGGCGGAGCTGCCGCGCGGCCCGGAACCCCGGTGTGAGCTCGGTACGGAGCGGGACACGGACACGACGGAGGGGTGA
- a CDS encoding Lrp/AsnC family transcriptional regulator has protein sequence MGFPAAAPKEPRPSRPAADDSSAAASAAAFDPIDRQILDLLQTDGRIKLSELGRRVRLSPAAVTERVRRLEASGAVTGYGAHVSPARLGYGIQAFIRVNPHGGYTLKHPRTLELTARPEVLEVHHVVGEDCWILKVAVTDTVHLEDVLEQTSALGRTTTSVVLSSPVERKPLLPSGPHRP, from the coding sequence ATGGGATTTCCGGCCGCCGCACCGAAGGAACCTCGGCCTTCGCGCCCCGCCGCCGACGATTCCTCGGCAGCCGCTTCGGCAGCCGCTTTCGACCCCATCGACCGGCAGATCCTGGACCTCCTGCAGACCGACGGCCGGATCAAGCTCAGCGAGCTCGGCCGCCGCGTCCGGCTCAGCCCCGCGGCCGTCACCGAGCGGGTCCGCCGCCTGGAGGCGAGCGGGGCGGTCACCGGCTACGGAGCCCATGTGTCCCCGGCCCGGCTCGGCTACGGCATCCAGGCGTTCATCCGGGTGAACCCGCACGGCGGTTACACCCTGAAGCACCCGCGGACCCTGGAACTGACCGCGCGCCCCGAGGTCCTGGAGGTCCACCACGTGGTGGGCGAGGACTGCTGGATCCTCAAGGTCGCCGTCACCGACACCGTCCATCTGGAAGACGTCCTGGAGCAGACGTCGGCGCTCGGCCGGACCACGACCTCGGTCGTGCTGTCGTCCCCGGTGGAGCGGAAGCCGCTGCTGCCGTCCGGCCCGCACCGTCCTTGA
- a CDS encoding NAD-dependent epimerase/dehydratase family protein: protein MDILVIGGNRYFGKRLIALLTESGHRITVLNRGSSAAPAGIEQLVADRDDEAALESVLADRSFDVVVDQVCYTPRQAEIALRVFAARTGRYVMTSTVEVYEYEDSAPGVPVAESVLDLAAVTVDTGLAWDDPEFRDEHYGEGKRQAEAVFAAGSPFAWTSVRVAHVLGGDDDFTGRLDHYVERVRAGEPIAVPVVNRPATYVYVEEIAAFLAWTVEAEFTGPVNAHSHGPLTTADICAEIEKQVGGRTVFREVEVGEVSPFSFARSYGMDNSRATELGYSFGHAAEWLSRAIAETVGAMR from the coding sequence ATGGACATTCTGGTCATCGGCGGAAATCGCTATTTCGGAAAGCGGCTCATCGCTCTCCTGACGGAATCCGGGCACCGGATCACCGTGCTCAACCGGGGCTCTTCCGCCGCCCCCGCGGGAATCGAGCAGCTCGTGGCCGACCGTGACGACGAGGCCGCCCTGGAATCCGTTCTGGCGGACCGTTCGTTCGATGTCGTCGTGGACCAGGTCTGCTACACGCCGCGCCAGGCGGAGATCGCCCTGCGGGTGTTCGCGGCACGCACCGGGCGCTATGTGATGACGTCGACGGTGGAGGTGTACGAGTACGAGGACTCCGCCCCGGGCGTCCCGGTCGCCGAGTCCGTTCTCGACCTGGCCGCGGTGACCGTCGACACGGGCCTGGCCTGGGACGACCCGGAGTTCCGCGACGAGCACTACGGGGAGGGGAAGCGGCAGGCGGAGGCGGTGTTCGCGGCCGGGTCGCCGTTCGCCTGGACCTCGGTGCGGGTCGCCCATGTGCTGGGCGGCGACGACGACTTCACGGGCCGGCTCGACCACTACGTCGAGCGCGTCCGGGCCGGCGAACCGATCGCCGTCCCCGTCGTGAACCGTCCGGCGACCTATGTGTACGTGGAGGAGATCGCCGCGTTCCTCGCCTGGACGGTCGAGGCGGAATTCACCGGGCCGGTCAACGCCCATTCCCACGGCCCGCTCACCACGGCCGACATCTGCGCGGAGATCGAGAAGCAGGTGGGCGGCCGGACGGTGTTCCGGGAGGTCGAGGTCGGCGAGGTCTCGCCGTTCTCCTTCGCCCGCTCGTACGGGATGGACAACTCCCGTGCCACAGAGCTTGGTTACTCCTTCGGCCATGCGGCGGAATGGCTTTCGCGTGCCATCGCCGAGACGGTCGGGGCGATGCGCTGA
- a CDS encoding aldo/keto reductase yields MLTRTLGDVRVGAVGFGTMPLSIEGRPDEARAIATVHAALDAGVTLLDTADSYHPPDGAPGEGELLVSRALAAYGGRTDDVLVATKGGRGRTAEGGWTVDGRPAHLRRAAEDSARRLGGTPIGLYQLHKPDPAVPYGESLGALRELLDAGTVRLAGISNVDTEQILLAREILGDRLVSVQNRYSPAVRESEAELRLCAELGLAFMPWSPLGGISRSSLDGASALEEDPEFGGFHRVARERGVSPQRVALAWLLTRSETVLPIPGASRPETVRDSAAAAELRLSPEELSRLGVQ; encoded by the coding sequence ATGCTGACGAGAACGCTGGGGGACGTACGGGTCGGGGCGGTCGGCTTCGGCACGATGCCGCTCTCCATCGAGGGCCGCCCCGACGAGGCCCGGGCCATCGCGACCGTGCACGCGGCCCTGGACGCGGGCGTGACGCTGCTCGACACCGCCGACTCCTACCACCCGCCGGACGGCGCGCCCGGCGAGGGCGAGCTGCTCGTGTCGCGGGCCCTGGCCGCGTACGGGGGCCGCACGGACGACGTCCTCGTGGCGACGAAGGGCGGGCGCGGCCGGACGGCGGAAGGCGGCTGGACGGTGGACGGGCGGCCCGCGCACCTGCGGCGGGCGGCGGAGGACTCGGCCCGGCGACTGGGCGGGACGCCGATCGGGCTGTACCAGCTGCACAAGCCGGACCCGGCCGTCCCGTACGGCGAATCACTGGGCGCCCTACGGGAGTTGCTCGACGCGGGGACGGTCCGGCTGGCCGGGATCTCGAACGTGGACACGGAGCAGATCCTGCTGGCGCGCGAGATCCTGGGCGACCGGCTGGTCTCCGTGCAGAACCGCTACTCGCCGGCGGTCCGGGAGAGCGAGGCGGAGCTGCGGCTCTGCGCGGAGCTCGGGCTCGCCTTCATGCCGTGGAGCCCCCTGGGCGGGATCTCGCGCAGCTCACTCGACGGGGCGTCCGCCCTGGAGGAGGACCCGGAGTTCGGGGGGTTCCACCGGGTGGCGCGGGAGCGGGGGGTCAGTCCGCAGCGGGTGGCGCTCGCGTGGCTGCTCACGCGGTCGGAGACGGTGCTGCCGATCCCGGGCGCGAGCCGGCCGGAGACGGTGCGGGACTCGGCGGCGGCAGCCGAACTCCGGCTCTCGCCGGAGGAGTTGTCCCGACTGGGCGTTCAGTAA
- a CDS encoding glycoside hydrolase family 16 protein, giving the protein MSSPSRARRTSRTPRASRVPRTPLLASLLAGALAAGALLGLGGAGSANGAVPPAPGWSLQWSDDFNGPDRALPNGADWQIDTGHAYPGGPGNWGTGEIQNYTSSPDNLRLDGTGNLRITPLRDGAGNWTSGRIETRRADFKAPAGGTLRIEGRIQMPNVTGDAALGYWPAFWALGSPYRGNYWNWPGIGEFDIMENVNGLNSVWGVLHCGVNPGGPCGETTGIGASRACPGASCQSAFHTYRFEWDRSTSPNELRWYVDDQLFHSVNEARVGAQTWADMTSHAGYFLLLNVAMGGAFPDALAGRTPTAATVPGRPMLVDYVAVWTKGGGSTTPPTTPPTTPPTTPPPSGSAQLYLRTGGGAGDATTASTVSLASAGGANHDGTPANPQVFTSGPITRTYNGGATQFDLFVDAGTAVANGQQVRVSYDRTGDGSWERTETYQYFATDPVPGYEHYTQARGLKSATGSHGNLVNGKVRVEVWNAIGNGPSTLGTGNQSAVRIPFG; this is encoded by the coding sequence TTGAGTTCCCCGAGCCGCGCCAGACGCACGTCCCGCACCCCCCGCGCATCCCGCGTCCCCCGCACCCCTCTGCTCGCCTCGCTCCTCGCCGGCGCCCTCGCCGCCGGCGCCCTCCTCGGCCTGGGCGGAGCAGGCAGCGCCAACGGCGCCGTGCCGCCCGCCCCCGGCTGGTCGCTCCAGTGGAGCGACGACTTCAACGGCCCCGACCGCGCCCTGCCGAACGGCGCCGACTGGCAGATCGACACCGGCCACGCGTACCCCGGCGGCCCCGGCAACTGGGGCACCGGAGAGATCCAGAACTACACGTCGAGCCCCGACAACCTGCGCCTCGACGGCACCGGCAACCTACGGATCACCCCGCTCCGGGACGGCGCCGGAAACTGGACCTCCGGCCGGATCGAGACCCGGCGCGCCGACTTCAAGGCCCCCGCGGGCGGGACCCTGCGCATCGAGGGCCGTATCCAGATGCCGAACGTCACCGGTGACGCGGCCCTCGGCTACTGGCCCGCCTTCTGGGCGCTCGGCTCCCCCTACCGTGGCAACTACTGGAACTGGCCCGGCATCGGCGAGTTCGACATCATGGAGAACGTCAACGGTCTCAACTCCGTCTGGGGCGTGCTGCACTGCGGCGTCAACCCGGGCGGCCCCTGCGGTGAGACCACGGGCATCGGCGCCAGCCGCGCCTGCCCCGGCGCGAGCTGCCAGTCGGCCTTCCACACGTACCGCTTCGAGTGGGACCGCTCGACCTCCCCGAACGAGCTGCGCTGGTACGTGGACGACCAGCTCTTCCACAGCGTGAACGAGGCCAGGGTCGGCGCCCAGACCTGGGCCGACATGACAAGCCACGCCGGGTACTTCCTGCTGCTCAACGTGGCGATGGGCGGGGCGTTCCCGGACGCGCTCGCCGGGCGGACCCCGACCGCCGCGACCGTCCCCGGGCGGCCGATGCTGGTCGACTACGTCGCGGTGTGGACGAAGGGCGGCGGCTCGACGACGCCGCCGACCACCCCGCCCACGACGCCGCCGACCACTCCCCCGCCGTCCGGCTCCGCGCAGCTGTACCTGCGCACGGGTGGTGGCGCCGGGGACGCGACCACGGCGTCGACGGTGTCGCTCGCCTCGGCGGGCGGCGCCAACCACGACGGGACTCCGGCCAACCCTCAGGTCTTCACCTCGGGGCCGATCACCCGGACGTACAACGGCGGCGCGACCCAGTTCGACCTGTTCGTGGACGCCGGCACGGCCGTCGCCAACGGGCAGCAGGTACGGGTCAGTTACGACCGTACGGGCGACGGTAGCTGGGAGCGGACGGAGACGTACCAGTACTTCGCGACCGATCCCGTACCGGGCTACGAGCACTACACCCAGGCGCGCGGGCTCAAGTCGGCCACCGGCAGCCACGGGAACCTGGTGAACGGCAAGGTCCGCGTCGAGGTGTGGAACGCCATCGGGAACGGACCGAGCACGCTCGGGACCGGCAACCAGTCCGCCGTCCGCATCCCCTTCGGCTGA
- a CDS encoding DUF1996 domain-containing protein: protein MNRFRRLLAGAGAVLVLATAGCTTAARPDHSGHAAHQYTYTKAQQAAIVAQAAAPLRGSEFRADCFSSHRRGDDPIVFPGQAGRSHIHEFYGNRTANASSTLQSLAAGTTNCTPQTDLSSYWTPTLYQNGVPVAPERVTVYYQGITDPTRAVAHPRGLRYVVGNALATGPEQNPAARWSCVGRTESGRDFLTCPPGTKLENYLDFPTCWDGRNLDSPNHRDHMTYAAGPTCPASHPVPVPRLELLITWPVNGGGLSLAGTRNGTNVTDAPGYTFHGDFFNAWDEGELRRRVTDCVNAGYVCGTDGRPIQQ, encoded by the coding sequence ATGAACCGGTTCCGCAGACTGCTGGCGGGCGCGGGCGCCGTCCTGGTCCTGGCCACCGCCGGGTGCACGACCGCCGCCCGGCCGGACCACTCGGGCCACGCGGCCCACCAGTACACGTACACGAAGGCCCAGCAGGCGGCGATCGTCGCCCAGGCCGCGGCCCCGCTGCGCGGCTCGGAGTTCCGCGCGGACTGCTTCTCCAGCCACCGGCGGGGCGACGACCCGATCGTCTTCCCCGGGCAGGCGGGCCGCTCCCACATCCACGAGTTCTACGGGAACAGGACGGCGAACGCCTCCTCGACGCTCCAGTCGCTGGCGGCCGGAACCACCAACTGCACCCCGCAGACGGACCTCTCCTCCTACTGGACCCCGACCCTGTACCAGAACGGCGTGCCCGTCGCCCCGGAGCGCGTCACCGTCTACTACCAGGGCATCACCGACCCCACCCGCGCCGTCGCGCACCCGCGCGGACTGCGCTACGTCGTCGGCAACGCCCTGGCCACCGGGCCCGAGCAGAACCCGGCCGCGCGCTGGTCCTGCGTGGGCCGGACCGAGTCCGGGCGGGACTTCCTGACCTGCCCGCCGGGGACCAAGCTGGAGAACTACCTGGACTTCCCGACCTGCTGGGACGGGAGGAACCTGGACAGTCCCAACCACCGCGACCACATGACGTACGCGGCGGGGCCGACCTGCCCGGCCAGTCATCCCGTCCCGGTGCCACGCCTGGAACTGCTGATCACCTGGCCGGTGAACGGCGGAGGACTGAGCCTGGCGGGCACCCGGAACGGAACGAACGTGACCGACGCGCCCGGCTACACCTTCCACGGCGACTTCTTCAACGCCTGGGACGAGGGCGAGCTGAGGCGCAGGGTCACCGACTGCGTCAACGCGGGCTACGTCTGCGGCACGGACGGACGCCCGATCCAGCAGTAG
- a CDS encoding cation:dicarboxylate symporter family transporter, with the protein MDSRGVHRDVDTHQREEDPVAARRDRTHYLYLAVIGAVLLGIAVGFLAPGVAVELKPLGTGFVNLIKMMISPIIFCTIVLGVGSVRKAAKVGAVGGLALGYFLVMSTVALAIGLLVGNLLEPGSGLHLTKEIAEAGAKQAEGASESTPDFLLGIIPTTLVSAFTEGEVLQTLLVALLAGFALQAMGSAGEPVLRGIGHIQRLVFRILAMIMWVAPVGAFGAIAAVVGATGIDALKSLAVIMIGFYLTCGLFVFVVLGAILRLVAGINIWTLLKYLGREFLLILSTSSSESALPRLIAKMEHLGVSKPVVGITVPTGYSFNLDGTAIYLTMASLFVAEAMGDPLSLGEQISLLVFMIIASKGAAGVTGAGLATLAGGLQSHRPELVDGVGLIVGIDRFMSEARALTNFAGNAVATVLVGTWTKEIDKARVAEVLAGHIPFDEKTLVDDHAPAPVPDQRAEDGGVEKARAGV; encoded by the coding sequence ATGGATAGTCGCGGAGTCCACCGGGACGTGGACACCCATCAGCGCGAGGAGGACCCCGTGGCCGCACGACGGGACCGTACCCACTATCTGTATCTGGCCGTCATCGGCGCCGTACTGCTCGGCATCGCGGTCGGCTTCCTGGCGCCGGGCGTCGCCGTCGAGCTCAAGCCGCTCGGCACCGGCTTCGTCAATCTGATCAAGATGATGATCTCGCCGATCATCTTCTGCACGATCGTCCTCGGCGTCGGATCGGTCCGGAAGGCCGCGAAGGTCGGCGCCGTCGGCGGGCTCGCCCTCGGCTACTTCCTCGTGATGTCGACCGTCGCACTCGCGATCGGCCTGCTCGTCGGCAACCTCCTGGAGCCCGGTTCCGGCCTCCACCTCACCAAGGAGATCGCCGAGGCCGGCGCCAAGCAGGCCGAGGGCGCGAGCGAGTCCACGCCGGACTTCCTGCTCGGGATCATCCCGACCACCCTCGTCTCCGCCTTCACCGAGGGCGAGGTCCTCCAGACGCTCCTCGTCGCGCTGCTCGCGGGCTTCGCGCTCCAGGCGATGGGCTCGGCCGGCGAGCCGGTGCTGCGCGGGATCGGCCACATCCAGCGGCTCGTCTTCCGCATCCTCGCGATGATCATGTGGGTCGCCCCGGTCGGCGCGTTCGGCGCGATCGCCGCCGTCGTCGGCGCGACCGGCATCGACGCCCTCAAGTCCCTCGCCGTCATCATGATCGGCTTCTATCTGACCTGCGGGCTCTTCGTCTTCGTCGTGCTCGGCGCGATCCTGCGCCTGGTCGCCGGGATCAACATCTGGACCCTGCTGAAGTACCTGGGCCGCGAGTTCCTGCTGATCCTCTCCACCTCCTCCTCGGAGTCCGCGCTGCCGCGGCTCATCGCGAAGATGGAGCACCTGGGCGTCAGCAAGCCGGTCGTCGGCATCACCGTCCCGACCGGCTACTCCTTCAACCTCGACGGCACCGCCATCTACCTCACGATGGCCTCGCTCTTCGTCGCCGAGGCGATGGGCGACCCGCTGTCGCTCGGCGAGCAGATCTCGCTCCTCGTCTTCATGATCATCGCCTCGAAGGGTGCGGCGGGCGTCACCGGCGCGGGCCTCGCGACCCTCGCGGGCGGGCTCCAGTCCCACCGGCCCGAACTGGTCGACGGGGTCGGCCTGATCGTCGGCATCGACCGCTTCATGAGCGAGGCCCGCGCCCTGACCAACTTCGCGGGCAACGCCGTCGCCACTGTCCTCGTCGGCACCTGGACGAAGGAGATCGACAAAGCGCGGGTCGCGGAGGTCCTCGCCGGGCACATCCCCTTCGACGAGAAGACCCTCGTCGACGACCACGCCCCGGCGCCGGTCCCGGACCAGCGGGCCGAGGACGGCGGCGTGGAGAAGGCCCGCGCGGGCGTCTGA
- a CDS encoding sensor histidine kinase, whose protein sequence is MRFPRPRPRSLAGQLFAMQVVLVAVVVAGCAVFAYVTDLAQAEETARRQSTATAAAVAHSPSVVAAARSADPAAVLQPYTESLRRHADVAFVVIMAPDGTRWTHPEPDQIGRTYLGHIEEAVRGRTFSETHLGVLGPSVRTVAPVYDEDGRVVALVSAGITIERISEQVREQVTALLGMAGAALALGGAGTYVVNARLRRHTHGMNAAELSRMHDYHEAALHAVREGLVMLDGRRRIALINDGARELLGLDEGVVGRPAAELGLPAPLTGALLSSEPRVDETHLTADRVLVVSTRPVVGGERRGTVVTLRDRTELQALSGELDSERGFTQALRSQAHEAANRLHTVVSLIELGRVAEAVEFATAELELAQALTDRVVDAVGEPVLAALLLGKAAQANERGVELVLTEDSRIDDGLVPAALPSRDLVTILGNLIDNAVEAVGGTPQARVTVTVAARAGDGELLLRVGDSGPGVRPADREAVLGRGWSTRGPGRGLGLALVGQAVSRAAGTLELADAEEGGAEFTVRLPLPREGEPAAPTGARREAAGAAAGALTDRDTSATGSATATAPIGPEVTP, encoded by the coding sequence ATGCGTTTCCCCCGTCCCCGCCCCCGCAGCCTGGCCGGTCAGCTCTTCGCGATGCAGGTCGTGCTCGTGGCCGTCGTCGTGGCGGGCTGCGCGGTCTTCGCGTACGTCACGGACCTGGCCCAGGCCGAGGAGACCGCGCGGCGGCAGTCCACGGCGACCGCCGCGGCCGTCGCCCACTCCCCCTCCGTGGTGGCCGCGGCCCGCTCGGCCGACCCGGCGGCGGTGCTCCAGCCGTACACGGAGTCGCTGCGCCGGCACGCGGACGTCGCCTTCGTGGTGATCATGGCGCCGGACGGGACCCGCTGGACGCATCCGGAGCCGGACCAGATCGGCCGGACGTACCTCGGTCACATCGAGGAGGCGGTGCGGGGGCGGACCTTCTCCGAGACGCACCTCGGGGTGCTCGGCCCGTCCGTGCGGACGGTGGCGCCCGTGTACGACGAGGACGGCCGGGTCGTCGCCCTCGTCAGCGCGGGCATCACGATCGAGAGGATCAGCGAGCAGGTACGGGAGCAGGTGACCGCGCTCCTCGGCATGGCGGGCGCGGCGCTCGCGCTGGGCGGCGCGGGGACGTACGTCGTCAACGCCCGGCTGCGCCGCCACACGCACGGCATGAACGCGGCCGAGCTGAGCCGGATGCACGACTACCACGAGGCCGCGCTGCACGCCGTACGCGAAGGGCTCGTGATGCTCGACGGACGGCGGCGGATCGCCCTCATCAACGACGGGGCACGGGAGTTGCTCGGCCTGGACGAAGGGGTCGTCGGCCGCCCGGCCGCCGAACTCGGCCTGCCCGCACCGCTCACGGGCGCGCTGCTCTCCTCCGAGCCGCGGGTGGACGAGACGCACCTCACGGCCGACCGGGTGCTCGTGGTCAGCACCCGACCGGTGGTGGGCGGGGAGCGGCGCGGCACTGTCGTCACACTCCGGGACCGCACGGAACTCCAGGCGCTGTCCGGGGAGTTGGACTCCGAGCGGGGGTTCACGCAGGCGCTCCGCTCCCAGGCCCACGAGGCGGCGAACCGGCTGCACACCGTGGTCTCGCTCATCGAGCTGGGGCGGGTGGCCGAGGCGGTGGAGTTCGCGACGGCGGAGCTGGAGCTCGCGCAGGCGCTCACCGACCGGGTCGTCGACGCGGTCGGCGAGCCCGTCCTCGCGGCGCTGCTGCTCGGCAAGGCGGCGCAGGCCAACGAGCGGGGCGTGGAGCTGGTGCTGACCGAGGACAGCCGGATCGACGACGGCCTGGTGCCGGCGGCCCTGCCCTCCCGTGACCTGGTCACGATCCTGGGCAACCTCATCGACAACGCCGTGGAGGCGGTGGGCGGGACGCCGCAGGCGCGCGTGACGGTCACGGTCGCCGCCCGGGCGGGCGACGGCGAGCTGCTGCTGCGGGTCGGGGACAGCGGCCCCGGCGTCCGCCCGGCCGACCGGGAGGCGGTCCTCGGCCGCGGCTGGTCGACCCGCGGTCCGGGCCGCGGCCTCGGCCTGGCCCTCGTGGGCCAGGCGGTCTCCCGCGCCGCCGGCACCCTGGAGCTGGCGGACGCGGAGGAGGGCGGCGCGGAGTTCACCGTACGGCTGCCGCTGCCCCGGGAAGGCGAGCCGGCTGCGCCCACCGGCGCGCGGCGGGAGGCGGCCGGGGCCGCCGCCGGCGCCCTGACGGACCGCGACACGAGCGCCACCGGCAGTGCCACCGCCACCGCCCCGATCGGACCCGAGGTGACCCCGTGA